One genomic window of Acomys russatus chromosome 29, mAcoRus1.1, whole genome shotgun sequence includes the following:
- the Zbtb48 gene encoding telomere zinc finger-associated protein isoform X3 yields MFAFPFQIMDGSFVQHSVRVLQGLNKQREMGQYCDATLDVGGLVFKAHWSVLACCSHFFQRIYGDGSAGSVVLPAGFAEIFGLLLDFFYTGHLALTSGNRDQVLLAAKELRVPEAVELCQSFQPRTSVGQTHSGLGQPASQDVKSHLKEPADLDEEEVFRTLSLAPVDQEPRDSPQPQLNPPAQGSPSSLCGKIKPTMKPCPSEDKESEDCKEPPRPFEAEGAPLQGESSEWEVVVQVEDDGDGDYASEPETVLTRRKSKVTRKPCASEPDLGAGSLTAEPPESRKGAAVPVECPTCHKKFLSKYYLKVHNRKHTGEKPFECPKCGKCYFRKENLLEHEARNCMSRSEQVFTCSVCQETFRRRTELRAHMVSHTGEMPYKCSSCSQQFMQKKDLQSHMIKLHGAPKPHACPTCAKCFLSRTELQLHEAFKHRGEKLFVCEECGHRASSRNGLQMHIKAKHRNERPYVCEFCSHAFTQKANLNMHLRTHTGEKPFQCHLCGKTFRTQASLDKHNRTHTGERPFSCEFCEQRFTEKGPLLRHVASRHQEGRPHFCQICGKTFKAVEQLRVHVRRHKGVRKFECTECGYRFTRQAHLRRHMEIHDRVENYNPRQRKLRNLVIEDDKTVLVALQPPADLEVGSAEVIVESLTQGGLTAQLPSQRLCSEESFASPGVLEPSLIITAAVPEDCDT; encoded by the exons ATGTTTGCCTTCCCTTTCCAGATTATGGACGGTTCCTTCGTACAGCACAGTGTGAGGGTCCTGCAGGGACTCAACAAACAGCGCGAGATGGGGCAGTATTGCGACGCCACGCTGGACGTAGGGGGCTTGGTGTTCAAGGCGCACTGGAGTGTCCTGGCCTGTTGCAGCCATTTCTTCCAGAGAATCTATGGGGACGGCTCAGCCGGCAGCGTTGTCCTCCCTGCGGGTTTTGCTGAGATTTTTGGCCTCCTGTTGGACTTTTTCTATACCGGTCACCTCGCCCTCACCTCAGGGAACAGGGATCAGGTTCTCTTGGCAGCCAAGGAGTTACGGGTGCCAGAGGCTGTGGAGTTATGCCAGAGCTTCCAGCCCAGAACCTCAGTGGGACAGACACACAGTGGCCTCGGGCAACCTGCCTCCCAGGATGTGAAAAGCCACCTCAAGGAGCCAGCAGACTTGGACGAGGAGGAAGTTTTCAGGACTCTGAGCCTGGCTCCGGTGGATCAGGAGCCCAGAGACAGTCCACAGCCTCAGCTCAACCCCCCTGCTCAgggcagcccctcctccctctgtgggaAAATCAAGCCGACGATGAAGCCTTGTCCCTCAGAGGACAAAGAGTCCGAGGACTGCAAAGAGCCCCCAAGGCCCTTCGAGGCTGAAGGTGCCCCGCTGCAGGGCGAGAGCAGTGAG TGGGAAGTGGTGGTTCAAGTTGAGGACGACGGCGATGGCGATTATGCGTCTGAGCCTGAGACTGTGCTGACAAGGAGGAAGTCAAAAGTGACCAGAAAGCCCTGTGCTTCGGAGCCAGACCTGGGTGCGGGTTCCCTGACAGCAGAGCCCCCTGAGAGCAGAAAAGGCGCAGCTGTGCCAGTTGAATGTCCCACATGTCATAAAAAGTTCCTCAGCAAATACTACCTAAAAGTCCACAACAG GAAACACACTGGGGAGAAACCCTTTGAGTGTCCCAAGTGCGGGAAGTGTTACTTTCGGAAGGAGAACCTCTTGGAGCACGAAGCCCGGAATTGCATGAGCCGCTCAGAACAG GTCTTCACATGCTCCGTATGCCAGGAGACCTTCCGGCGGAGGACGGAGCTGCGGGCGCATATGGTGTCTCACACCGGGGAAATGCCCTACAAG TGTTCCTCCTGCTCCCAGCAGTTCATGCAGAAGAAGGACTTGCAAAGCCACATGATCAAGCTGCATGGAGCCCCAAAGCCTCACGCA TGCCCCACTTGTGCCAAGTGCTTCCTGTCCAGGACGGAACTACAGCTGCACGAGGCTTTTAAACATCGTGGAGAAAAGCTGTTTGTGTGTGAGGAGTGCGGGCACAGGGCCTCGAGCCGCAATGGACTGCAGATGCACATCAAGGCCAAGCACAG GAATGAAAGGCCTTATGTCTGTGAGTTCTGCAGCCATGCTTTCACCCAGAAGGCCAATCTCAACATGCACCTCCGGACGCACACGGGCGAGAAGCCTTTCCAGTGCCACCTCTGTGGCAAGACCTTCCGCACCCAAG CCAGTCTGGACAAGCACAATCGCACCCACACGGGTGAGAGGCCTTTCAGCTGTGAATTCTGTGAGCAGCGCTTCACTGAGAAGGGGCCTCTTCTGAGGCATGTGGCCAGTCGCCACCAGGAGGGCAGGCCCCACTTCTGCCAGATCTGTGGCAAGACCTTCAAAG CCGTGGAACAGTTACGAGTGCACGTCAGGCGGCACAAGGGCGTGAGGAAATTTGAGTGCACCGAATGTGGCTACAGGTTCACTCGGCAG GCTCACCTGCGGAGGCACATGGAGATCCACGATAGAGTGGAGAACTACAACCCACGGCAGCGCAAGCTCAGGAACCTCGTCATCGAGGACGACAAGACGGTGCTTGtggctctccagcctcctgcagACCTGGAGGTGGGCTCTGCAGAGGTCATTGTGGAGTCGCTGACCCAGGGTGGCCTGACTGCCCAACTCCCTAGCCAGAGACTGTGTTCAGAGGAGAGCTTTGCCAGCCCCGGTGTCCTGGAGCCCTCGCTCATCATCACAGCTGCTGTCCCCGAGGACTGTGACACATAG
- the Zbtb48 gene encoding telomere zinc finger-associated protein isoform X2: MDGSFVQHSVRVLQGLNKQREMGQYCDATLDVGGLVFKAHWSVLACCSHFFQRIYGDGSAGSVVLPAGFAEIFGLLLDFFYTGHLALTSGNRDQVLLAAKELRVPEAVELCQSFQPRTSVGQTHSGLGQPASQDVKSHLKEPADLDEEEVFRTLSLAPVDQEPRDSPQPQLNPPAQGSPSSLCGKIKPTMKPCPSEDKESEDCKEPPRPFEAEGAPLQGESSEWEVVVQVEDDGDGDYASEPETVLTRRKSKVTRKPCASEPDLGAGSLTAEPPESRKGAAVPVECPTCHKKFLSKYYLKVHNRKHTGEKPFECPKCGKCYFRKENLLEHEARNCMSRSEQRLASCSWPLSLGCLELRRVWRVVVCSALMVKAGRLHVALSHPSTPCPGQTLPSSVWKPLQRLPSQAEALPDAGPACPSHCQVFTCSVCQETFRRRTELRAHMVSHTGEMPYKCSSCSQQFMQKKDLQSHMIKLHGAPKPHACPTCAKCFLSRTELQLHEAFKHRGEKLFVCEECGHRASSRNGLQMHIKAKHRNERPYVCEFCSHAFTQKANLNMHLRTHTGEKPFQCHLCGKTFRTQASLDKHNRTHTGERPFSCEFCEQRFTEKGPLLRHVASRHQEGRPHFCQICGKTFKGNGQAVGSRGPGLYSCLSWSLHGDQGQQWLPSTP, translated from the exons ATGGACGGTTCCTTCGTACAGCACAGTGTGAGGGTCCTGCAGGGACTCAACAAACAGCGCGAGATGGGGCAGTATTGCGACGCCACGCTGGACGTAGGGGGCTTGGTGTTCAAGGCGCACTGGAGTGTCCTGGCCTGTTGCAGCCATTTCTTCCAGAGAATCTATGGGGACGGCTCAGCCGGCAGCGTTGTCCTCCCTGCGGGTTTTGCTGAGATTTTTGGCCTCCTGTTGGACTTTTTCTATACCGGTCACCTCGCCCTCACCTCAGGGAACAGGGATCAGGTTCTCTTGGCAGCCAAGGAGTTACGGGTGCCAGAGGCTGTGGAGTTATGCCAGAGCTTCCAGCCCAGAACCTCAGTGGGACAGACACACAGTGGCCTCGGGCAACCTGCCTCCCAGGATGTGAAAAGCCACCTCAAGGAGCCAGCAGACTTGGACGAGGAGGAAGTTTTCAGGACTCTGAGCCTGGCTCCGGTGGATCAGGAGCCCAGAGACAGTCCACAGCCTCAGCTCAACCCCCCTGCTCAgggcagcccctcctccctctgtgggaAAATCAAGCCGACGATGAAGCCTTGTCCCTCAGAGGACAAAGAGTCCGAGGACTGCAAAGAGCCCCCAAGGCCCTTCGAGGCTGAAGGTGCCCCGCTGCAGGGCGAGAGCAGTGAG TGGGAAGTGGTGGTTCAAGTTGAGGACGACGGCGATGGCGATTATGCGTCTGAGCCTGAGACTGTGCTGACAAGGAGGAAGTCAAAAGTGACCAGAAAGCCCTGTGCTTCGGAGCCAGACCTGGGTGCGGGTTCCCTGACAGCAGAGCCCCCTGAGAGCAGAAAAGGCGCAGCTGTGCCAGTTGAATGTCCCACATGTCATAAAAAGTTCCTCAGCAAATACTACCTAAAAGTCCACAACAG GAAACACACTGGGGAGAAACCCTTTGAGTGTCCCAAGTGCGGGAAGTGTTACTTTCGGAAGGAGAACCTCTTGGAGCACGAAGCCCGGAATTGCATGAGCCGCTCAGAACAG AGACTGGCCAGTTGCAGCTGGCCCCTGTCTCTAGGCTGTCTGGAGCTGAGAAGGGTCTGGCGTGTGGTAGTGTGCAGTGCTCTGATGGTTAAGGCAGGCAGGTTACATGTtgccctctcccaccccagcACCCCCTGCCCCGGGCAGACACTTCCCAGCAGCGTGTGGAAGCCCCTGCAGAGGCTGCCGTCGCAGGCAGAGGCCCTCCCTGATGCTGGCCCTGCTTGCCCCTCACACTGCCAGGTCTTCACATGCTCCGTATGCCAGGAGACCTTCCGGCGGAGGACGGAGCTGCGGGCGCATATGGTGTCTCACACCGGGGAAATGCCCTACAAG TGTTCCTCCTGCTCCCAGCAGTTCATGCAGAAGAAGGACTTGCAAAGCCACATGATCAAGCTGCATGGAGCCCCAAAGCCTCACGCA TGCCCCACTTGTGCCAAGTGCTTCCTGTCCAGGACGGAACTACAGCTGCACGAGGCTTTTAAACATCGTGGAGAAAAGCTGTTTGTGTGTGAGGAGTGCGGGCACAGGGCCTCGAGCCGCAATGGACTGCAGATGCACATCAAGGCCAAGCACAG GAATGAAAGGCCTTATGTCTGTGAGTTCTGCAGCCATGCTTTCACCCAGAAGGCCAATCTCAACATGCACCTCCGGACGCACACGGGCGAGAAGCCTTTCCAGTGCCACCTCTGTGGCAAGACCTTCCGCACCCAAG CCAGTCTGGACAAGCACAATCGCACCCACACGGGTGAGAGGCCTTTCAGCTGTGAATTCTGTGAGCAGCGCTTCACTGAGAAGGGGCCTCTTCTGAGGCATGTGGCCAGTCGCCACCAGGAGGGCAGGCCCCACTTCTGCCAGATCTGTGGCAAGACCTTCAAAGGTAACGGGCAAGCCGTGGGGAGCAGAGGGCCTGGCTTGTACTCCTGCCTGAGTTGGAGTCTGCATGGAGATCAAGGGCAACAGTGGCTTCCAAGTACTCCGTAG
- the Zbtb48 gene encoding telomere zinc finger-associated protein isoform X1 has translation MFAFPFQIMDGSFVQHSVRVLQGLNKQREMGQYCDATLDVGGLVFKAHWSVLACCSHFFQRIYGDGSAGSVVLPAGFAEIFGLLLDFFYTGHLALTSGNRDQVLLAAKELRVPEAVELCQSFQPRTSVGQTHSGLGQPASQDVKSHLKEPADLDEEEVFRTLSLAPVDQEPRDSPQPQLNPPAQGSPSSLCGKIKPTMKPCPSEDKESEDCKEPPRPFEAEGAPLQGESSEWEVVVQVEDDGDGDYASEPETVLTRRKSKVTRKPCASEPDLGAGSLTAEPPESRKGAAVPVECPTCHKKFLSKYYLKVHNRKHTGEKPFECPKCGKCYFRKENLLEHEARNCMSRSEQRLASCSWPLSLGCLELRRVWRVVVCSALMVKAGRLHVALSHPSTPCPGQTLPSSVWKPLQRLPSQAEALPDAGPACPSHCQVFTCSVCQETFRRRTELRAHMVSHTGEMPYKCSSCSQQFMQKKDLQSHMIKLHGAPKPHACPTCAKCFLSRTELQLHEAFKHRGEKLFVCEECGHRASSRNGLQMHIKAKHRNERPYVCEFCSHAFTQKANLNMHLRTHTGEKPFQCHLCGKTFRTQASLDKHNRTHTGERPFSCEFCEQRFTEKGPLLRHVASRHQEGRPHFCQICGKTFKGNGQAVGSRGPGLYSCLSWSLHGDQGQQWLPSTP, from the exons ATGTTTGCCTTCCCTTTCCAGATTATGGACGGTTCCTTCGTACAGCACAGTGTGAGGGTCCTGCAGGGACTCAACAAACAGCGCGAGATGGGGCAGTATTGCGACGCCACGCTGGACGTAGGGGGCTTGGTGTTCAAGGCGCACTGGAGTGTCCTGGCCTGTTGCAGCCATTTCTTCCAGAGAATCTATGGGGACGGCTCAGCCGGCAGCGTTGTCCTCCCTGCGGGTTTTGCTGAGATTTTTGGCCTCCTGTTGGACTTTTTCTATACCGGTCACCTCGCCCTCACCTCAGGGAACAGGGATCAGGTTCTCTTGGCAGCCAAGGAGTTACGGGTGCCAGAGGCTGTGGAGTTATGCCAGAGCTTCCAGCCCAGAACCTCAGTGGGACAGACACACAGTGGCCTCGGGCAACCTGCCTCCCAGGATGTGAAAAGCCACCTCAAGGAGCCAGCAGACTTGGACGAGGAGGAAGTTTTCAGGACTCTGAGCCTGGCTCCGGTGGATCAGGAGCCCAGAGACAGTCCACAGCCTCAGCTCAACCCCCCTGCTCAgggcagcccctcctccctctgtgggaAAATCAAGCCGACGATGAAGCCTTGTCCCTCAGAGGACAAAGAGTCCGAGGACTGCAAAGAGCCCCCAAGGCCCTTCGAGGCTGAAGGTGCCCCGCTGCAGGGCGAGAGCAGTGAG TGGGAAGTGGTGGTTCAAGTTGAGGACGACGGCGATGGCGATTATGCGTCTGAGCCTGAGACTGTGCTGACAAGGAGGAAGTCAAAAGTGACCAGAAAGCCCTGTGCTTCGGAGCCAGACCTGGGTGCGGGTTCCCTGACAGCAGAGCCCCCTGAGAGCAGAAAAGGCGCAGCTGTGCCAGTTGAATGTCCCACATGTCATAAAAAGTTCCTCAGCAAATACTACCTAAAAGTCCACAACAG GAAACACACTGGGGAGAAACCCTTTGAGTGTCCCAAGTGCGGGAAGTGTTACTTTCGGAAGGAGAACCTCTTGGAGCACGAAGCCCGGAATTGCATGAGCCGCTCAGAACAG AGACTGGCCAGTTGCAGCTGGCCCCTGTCTCTAGGCTGTCTGGAGCTGAGAAGGGTCTGGCGTGTGGTAGTGTGCAGTGCTCTGATGGTTAAGGCAGGCAGGTTACATGTtgccctctcccaccccagcACCCCCTGCCCCGGGCAGACACTTCCCAGCAGCGTGTGGAAGCCCCTGCAGAGGCTGCCGTCGCAGGCAGAGGCCCTCCCTGATGCTGGCCCTGCTTGCCCCTCACACTGCCAGGTCTTCACATGCTCCGTATGCCAGGAGACCTTCCGGCGGAGGACGGAGCTGCGGGCGCATATGGTGTCTCACACCGGGGAAATGCCCTACAAG TGTTCCTCCTGCTCCCAGCAGTTCATGCAGAAGAAGGACTTGCAAAGCCACATGATCAAGCTGCATGGAGCCCCAAAGCCTCACGCA TGCCCCACTTGTGCCAAGTGCTTCCTGTCCAGGACGGAACTACAGCTGCACGAGGCTTTTAAACATCGTGGAGAAAAGCTGTTTGTGTGTGAGGAGTGCGGGCACAGGGCCTCGAGCCGCAATGGACTGCAGATGCACATCAAGGCCAAGCACAG GAATGAAAGGCCTTATGTCTGTGAGTTCTGCAGCCATGCTTTCACCCAGAAGGCCAATCTCAACATGCACCTCCGGACGCACACGGGCGAGAAGCCTTTCCAGTGCCACCTCTGTGGCAAGACCTTCCGCACCCAAG CCAGTCTGGACAAGCACAATCGCACCCACACGGGTGAGAGGCCTTTCAGCTGTGAATTCTGTGAGCAGCGCTTCACTGAGAAGGGGCCTCTTCTGAGGCATGTGGCCAGTCGCCACCAGGAGGGCAGGCCCCACTTCTGCCAGATCTGTGGCAAGACCTTCAAAGGTAACGGGCAAGCCGTGGGGAGCAGAGGGCCTGGCTTGTACTCCTGCCTGAGTTGGAGTCTGCATGGAGATCAAGGGCAACAGTGGCTTCCAAGTACTCCGTAG
- the Tas1r1 gene encoding taste receptor type 1 member 1: MFFWTAHLVSLQLPIAYCWASSCHRAASSQGFSLPGDFLLAGLFSLHADCLQVRHRPQVTSCDRPDSFNGHGYHLFQAMRFSVEEINNSTVLLPNITLGYELYDVCSESANVYATLRVLALQGTSHIEMQRDLHNCSSKVVALIGPDNTDHAVTAAALLGPFLIPLISYEASSVTLSAKRQYPSFLRTIPSDKHQVEVMVQLLQTFGWVWISLIGSYGDYGQLGVKALEELATPRGICIAFKDIVPFSAQVGDPKMQRIMHHLAQARTTVIVVFSNRHLARVFFRSVVLAGLTGKVWIASEDWAISTHITNVPGIQGIGTVLGVTIQQRSVPGLREFEESYVRAGTGAPRACPEGSWCSANQLCRECHGFTTYRMPTLGAFSMSAAYNVYQAVYAVAHGLHQLLGCASETCSRGPVYPWQLLQQIYKVDFLLHKDTVAFDDNGDPLGYYNIIAWGWNGPEWAFEVIGSASLSPVHLDINKTKIQWHGNSSQVPMSVCTRDCLEGHHRVVLGSHHCCFECMPCDPGTFLNKSDLHLCQPCGKEEWAPEGSASCFSRTVEFLAWCEPISLVLLAANTLLLLLLVGTAGLFACHLHTPVVRSAGGRLCFLMLGSLAMGSCSFYSFFGEPTVPACLLRQPLFSLGFAIFLSCLTIRSFQLVLIFKFSTKVPTFYHTWAQNHGAGLFVIVSSAVHLLICLMWLTVWTPVPTREYQRFPHLVILECTEINSVGFLLAFTHNTLLSISTFACSYLGKELPENYNEAKCVTFSLLLNFVSWIAFFTMSSIYQGSYLPAVNVLVGLTTLSGSFSGYFLPKCYVILCRPELNNTEHFQASIQEYTRRSGST; encoded by the exons ATGTTTTTCTGGACAGCTCACCTGGTCAGCCTGCAGCTCCCCATTGCTTACTGCTGGGCTTCCAGCTGCCACAGGGCAGCATCCTCTCAAGGTTTCAGCCTGCCAGGGGACTTCCTCCTTGCAGGCCTGTTCTCTCTCCATGCTGACTGTCTGCAGGTGAGACACAGACCCCAGGTGACAAGTTGTGACAG ACCCGACAGCTTCAATGGCCATGGCTACCACCTCTTCCAGGCCATGCGGTTCAGCGTTGAGGAGATAAACAACTCCACAGTCTTGCTTCCCAACATCACCCTGGGGTATGAACTGTACGACGTGTGCTCAGAGTCGGCCAATGTGTACGCCACCTTGAGGGTGCTTGCCCTGCAGGGGACTAGCCACATAGAGATGCAGAGAGACCTTCACAACTGTTCCTCCAAGGTGGTGGCACTCATCGGGCCTGACAACACGGACCACGCTGTCACTGCTGCCGCCCTGCTGGGCCCCTTTCTGATTCCCTTG ATCAGCTATGAGGCCAGCAGCGTGACACTCAGTGCGAAACGGCAGTACCCGTCTTTTCTCCGTACCATCCCCAGCGATAAGCACCAGGTGGAGGTGATGGTTCAGCTGCTGCAGACTTTTGGGTGGGTCTGGATCTCGCTCATCGGCAGCTATGGTGATTATGGGCAGCTGGGCGTGAAGGCACTGGAGGAACTGGCCACACCACGGGGCATCTGCATTGCCTTCAAGGACATTGTGCCTTTCTCTGCCCAGGTAGGTGACCCAAAAATGCAGCGCATAATGCACCACTTGGCCCAAGCCAGGACCACCGTAATTGTGGTCTTCTCTAACCGGCACCTGGCTAGAGTATTCTTCAGGTCCGTTGTGCTGGCCGGCCTGACTGGCAAGGTGTGGATTGCCTCAGAAGACTGGGCCATCTCCACGCACATCACCAACGTGCCTGGGATCCAAGGCATTGGGACAGTGCTGGGTGTGACCATCCAGCAGAGAAGTGTCCCTGGCCTGAGGGAGTTTGAGGAGTCTTACGTCAGGGCAGGAACAGGTGCTCCTAGGGCCTGTCCCGAGGGCTCCTGGTGCAGCGCTAACCAGCTGTGTCGAGAGTGCCATGGTTTCACCACATACCGCATGCCCACGCTCGGAGCCTTCTCCATGAGTGCTGCCTACAACGTGTACCAGGCTGTGTACGCTGTGGCGCATGGCCTCCACCAGCTCCTGGGATGTGCCTCTGAGACCTGTTCCAGGGGCCCAGTCTACCCCTGGCAG CTTCTTCAGCAGATCTACAAGGTGGATTTTCTCCTACATAAGGATACTGTGGCCTTTGATGACAACGGGGACCCTCTGGGGTACTACAACATCATTGCCTGGGGCTGGAATGGGCCTGAGTGGGCCTTTGAGGTCATTGGCTCTGCCTCACTCTCCCCAGTTCACCTAGacataaataagacaaaaatccAGTGGCACGGGAACAGCAGTCAG GTGCCCATGTCTGTGTGTACCAGAGACTGTCTTGAAGGGCACCACAGAGTGGTTTTGGGCTCCCACCACTGTTGCTTTGAGTGCATGCCCTGTGACCCTGGGACTTTTCTCAACAAGAGTG ATCTTCACCTCTGCCAGCCCTGTGGGAAAGAAGAATGGGCCCCCGAGGGAAGCGCCAGCTGCTTCTCACGCACTGTGGAGTTCCTGGCTTGGTGCGAGCCCATCTCTTTGGTGCTGCTAGCAGCTAACAcactattgctgctgctgctggttgggACTGCCGGCCTGTTTGCCTGCCACCTTCACACGCCTGTTGTTAGGTCGGCCGGAGGCCGGCTGTGCTTCCTCATGCTGGGTTCCCTGGCTATGGGCAGTTGCAGCTTCTATAGCTTCTTTGGGGAGCCCACGGTGCCTGCATGCTTGCTGCGTCAGCCCCTCTTTTCTCTCGGGTTCGccatcttcctctcctgcctcacaaTCCGCTCCTTCCAACTGGTCCTCATCTTCAAGTTTTCTACCAAGGTACCCACATTCTACCACACTTGGGCCCAAAACCATGGCGCTGGTCTGTTTGTCATTGTCAGCTCCGCGGTCCATTTGCTCATCTGTCTCATGTGGCTTACCGTGTGGACCCCAGTGCCCACTAGGGAATACCAGCGCTTCCCCCATCTGGTGATTCTTGAGTGCACCGAGATCAACTCTGTGGGCTTCCTTTTGGCTTTTACCCACAATACCCTCCTCTCCATCAGCACCTTTGCCTGCAGCTACCTGGGTAAGGAACTGCCAGAGAACTATAACGAAGCCAAATGTGTCACTTTCAGCCTGCTCCTCAACTTCGTATCCTGGATCGCCTTCTTCACCATGTCCAGTATTTACCAGGGCAGCTACCTCCCTGCGGTCAATGTGCTGGTGGGGCTGACCACTCTGAGTGGCAGCTTCAGCGGTtatttcctccccaagtgctatGTGATTCTCTGCCGTCCAGAACTCAACAATACGGAACACTTTCAGGCCTCTATCCAGGAGTATACGAGGCGAAGCGGCTCTACCTGA